The DNA region TCCGGCGGGGTGCCGCCGCCGATGCAGCGATAGTTGTATACGCCAATATCTGCCACTTCGACGACGCCGCGCTCGCGCAAGATCGGTGCGGCTTTCGCCAGCGCGTGCGCCAGCTCGCAGTGCATAAAGAACGTAGTGCGCGGGTCGGAATTGCTCACGTACCGGTACGCGACGCCGTTGATCGGCGTGGTTACGGTGACCGGGTCGTCGACGCCCTGGCGGTCGGGGCCCGGTTCGTAGTCGAGGCCGTACAGGTCGAGCCAGCCGGCGCAGTCCGCGACCTCGGGCGCTGCGACGACGATATCGATCTCGTCGGCCGCGACCTCGGCGCCGGCGGCGTCGAAGCCGACGGCGCGGATCGTCGTCGGGCCATCGGCGCGCAGCCACGCCGTCACGGCGGTTCCGTCGCCCACCGGTTCTCCGCCGGCGAGCACCTCGACGCGCGCGACCGGGCCGGTCACGTCCACCCGCACGTCCACCGCCGCCGCGAGCGCCCCGACCGGATCGAGCGCGTCGCGCACGACGGTCGCGCCGGGCGCCGGGGATGCGATCGTCACGGCCGGTTCACCGGCCGCTGCATCGGGGGCGGGCGGTGTCGGGGGCGCGTCGCCGCCGGTAATGTCGCCGGCGCACCCGGCCGCCACGGCTGCGAGCGCGATCCACCGGATCATCCTGTGTGGATTGTCCCGCGCGGCCGCGCCGTGTCAACCGGTCCGCGCGCCAGGCCATGTATAGTGCCGCCAATGAAGGAGATCGCCCCGGCCGCCGAGCGCAACAAGGAGCCGATTCGCGAGGTTCTGGCCGAGGTGTTGCCCGCGACCGGACTCGTGCTCGAGGTGGCATCCGGAACCGGCCAGCACGCGGTCCACTTCGCCGCCGCGTTTCCGCAGATCGTGTGGCAACCGTCGGACGTCGACGCGCGCGCGCTGGCGTCGATCCGCGCGCACGCCGCCGACGCGGCGCTGCCGAATCTGCGCGAGCCGATCTACCTCGATGCCGCCGCGGACACCTGGCCGGTGGCGGCGGCCGGCGCGGTGGTCTCGATCAACATGATCCACATTGCCCCGTGGCGATGCTGCGTCGGCCTGGTCGCCGGTGCGGCGCGCGTGTTGCCGGAGGGCGGACCGCTGGTGTTGTATGGGCCGTTCCGCGTCGACGGCGCGTTCAACGCCCCGAGCAACGCGGAGTTCGACGCATCGCTGCGGCGCATGGACCCGGAATGGGGCGTGCGCGAGCTGCGCGACGTCGAGACGGAGGCAGCCGCCCGCGGTCTGGTGCTCGACCGCGTGGTCGACATGCCCGCCAACAACTACACCGTCGTGTTCCGCAAGCGGCGACCGGCTACTGGACCACGACCGTGACGCGGTGGATCTCGACCCAGCTGTCGTAGTTGGGTTGGTCGATCACCCAGTTCGACAGGACGACCTGCGTGCCGTCGAAGCGTCCGGACGCGTAGAAGCCGTAGCCGCCCGCGAACGGATCCTCGTCGCCAGCGACGGTCTGGTGCTCCCAGTTGCCGGCGGCGTTCTTTTGCGCGAGCAACAACTCGTGCGTCGTCGCGTCCTGATATGCGATCACCGGGCCCGCGTTGGTGAGCACGATCGCGCTGTCGTCGCCGACGAAGTGGAACACGGGCTGCGGCAGGCCCGATTCCGTCTGGCCGTCGATGCGATAGCCGCTGTCGACCAGTTCCGGAACCGCGTCCGGCGCGTCCGTCACGTACATGAGGTCGTCGGTCGTCGCGCTCACGTAACTCACGTGAGCGACTCCGTCGGCATCGACGGCGACGGATGGATACCAGCCGACGTCGGCGTCGGCGCCGTCGAGAACGATCGGCGCGGCGAACATGCCGGTCGCCGGATCGAACCGCGCGAGCTTCAGGTCGCCGTTGACCCGATCGTAGTAGGCCAGTACCGGGGAGCCGTCCGGCGCGCGCGCGGCGTGTACGAACAGGCCGACCCCCTCCGGGATGATGTACGGGTCCGGCTCGCCCGCGGCCGGCTCGTCCAACTGCACGGTGATTTCGTCGACCACGAAGATGGCCCAGTCGGCGGACGACGCCGGGACGGGCGTCTGCGCCGCGGC from Deltaproteobacteria bacterium includes:
- a CDS encoding DUF938 domain-containing protein; the encoded protein is MKEIAPAAERNKEPIREVLAEVLPATGLVLEVASGTGQHAVHFAAAFPQIVWQPSDVDARALASIRAHAADAALPNLREPIYLDAAADTWPVAAAGAVVSINMIHIAPWRCCVGLVAGAARVLPEGGPLVLYGPFRVDGAFNAPSNAEFDASLRRMDPEWGVRELRDVETEAAARGLVLDRVVDMPANNYTVVFRKRRPATGPRP